The Haloplanus sp. CK5-1 genome segment ACGCCGACGCCATCGCGGACTGGCTCCGCGACCGGATCGACGCCGAGGTGCGGGTGCGCGACCGACTGCTGGGGACCGTCGGGGACGACGACCTCGCCGAGGCGATGGCCGCGGCCCGCGTCACCGATCCCTACGAGCGGTCGACCGGGAACACGATGGTCGGTATCGTCCGCTACGAGGAGCGGGCGCTGGAGTCGCCCGAGCGGGCGGGTGGCGTCGTCTACGACGGGCACGCCGTCCAGCGGGCGCTGAACGCCCGCCTCCCGGACGAGCAGGGACTCGATCACCTGCATCTCCCCCTGCTGGATCGCGTCCTCGGTACGTGGGGCGACCACGACAGGCGGTGGCACAAGCGGGTGGCCGTCCTCGGCCAACCGGCCGCGCTCTCGGTGCCGGGGCTGTACGAGGCCCCGGCCAAGCCGGAGGCGTACTACGAAGCCAAGAGCAAGCACGCCCTGCTGACTGGCGACGCACCGCCCCGCGAGGTGCTCGAGGCGGAGATCGACGGCGACTTCCTCGTCGCCGACGACCCACGGACGACCGACGCGCTGAAGGGGTACGCCCTCGCCGCGGTGGAGTTCCTGGAGAGTGGACGCGCGTTCTGTGACGACGAGCGGTGTCGGCTGTACGACGCCCACCGACAGCCGGGTGTCGTGCGGGCACAGTTGCACGCCCCCGCGTTCTGTGACACCCACGCCGCGCGGTACGAGTAGCGTCCACCTCCGCACCCGACGGCAGTATCGTTATGTCCCTCCCTTCGGTACGGTCGGATATGGGTTCGTGCCCACACTGCGAGTTCACCGGCGAGGCGACGCTCGAAGAACTGGGGAGTCACGACGGCGAACACGAACAGTTCTATCGCGGCCAACTCGTCTGCCCGAACTGTGACGCCATCTTGGGTGGGGTTCAGTCGTACGGGATGAAGGCGGACACCGACGACCAACTCTTCTGAGCCGTCTCAGCGGCGTCGGACCCCTCCCCCACCACGTGTCGTCCGGCCGACGGCGGTCGTCCGCCGGTCGAACGTCACCGACGGTCGGGACGCCCCGCACTCAGGTAGGCGAATCCACCGGCCCGCGTCTCGTGGGTCGTCGCCGCACACGCCGCGAGCACCGTCCGGTGTGCCGCGGCGACCCGCCGGTCGAGGACGCGGGTCGGCGACTCGCCGTGGTGTGTCGCCGTCCCGGGTGGGGCCGACCCGCGGACGGCGAGGCGAAAGAGTGGGTCGAGCGGCCGGCCGGGGAGTCGGTAGCTCCGAGCGAGGTCCAGTAGGGCAATCCGGTCGGGTTCGAGGCTGTCGAGCCAGGTCCGAACCGTCGCCGCGGGGTCGGGGAGCATCCCGACGAGGAAGGCGGCGACGACGGCGTCGGCGTCGTCGAGGGGGAGCCGAGTGGCGTCACCCCGACAGACGGTCACGTTCGCCCAGCCCGCCCGGTCGATACGGTCGCGGGCACGAGCGACCGCGCCGGGGGCGAAGTCGACGCCGACGACGCGTCCCTCGGTGCCAACCCGGTCGCGGAGGTAGGGGAGCGTCGCGCCCGTGCCACAGCCGACGTCGACGACGACGTCGCCGGTGTCGGGACAGAGCGCGGTGGCGAGACGGCGCCGGAGGCGACGGACGCCGGGTGCGTGGCGCGCGAGACGGTCGTAGCCGGGGGCCCACCGCGAGTAGAAGGCTTGGGCGGCCGCCGCGCGACCGGGTGCGGGCGCGGTCATCGACACAGGTCGCGGACGATCCGTGCGACCGCCGGGGCGTCGTCGGCGAGGACGTACGTGATGGGCTCGATGCCGAAGCCGCCGGTCTGGTAGAGGACGAGCGGCGACGACGGCGTCGCATCGCCGACGGCGTCGACGATGGCTGGGCGGACGGGGTCGTGGTCGTCGTTCCCCGTCTCCCGTTCCGCGTCGAACTCGACGGTCCGGTAGCCCGCCGCGCGCAACTCGTCGAGGAGGGCGGGGTCGTGTCGCACGTTGACGGCTCCCCGGACCGGCGCGCCGGCGGCACGGGCCGACAGCAACACCGAGGCGACGTGTTCGCTGACGCCGAACTCCGGGTCCGAGGGGACCGTGGTCGTCCCGCGCACGTCGAAGATGCGGCCGGGGACGCCAGCCACGTCCTCGACGTCGGCCGCGTCGGGGAGACACTCGACGAGGTTGGAGCCGACGTTGGGAACGAGGTCGGCGAAGCCCGCGGTGTTCCGGAGGATGCGCAATCCCCGGCGCACCGAGGAGCGGACCTGTTCGGTCGTCCGCACGTCGCTCTCGGGATCGTGGACGTCGAAGGAGTCGTCGACCGCCCGGAGTTCGGGCATGACCTCGCGGTGGCGCTCCGCGAGGAGGTCGCCGGCTTCGAGACGGCGGATGAGTACCTCCGTCTCGATCAGCGCCTGCACCCGGCTCATGTCGCCGGTGGCGAGGCCCTCGCCGATCCGTTCGACGAGCGCGCCGACGCGGTCGTCCTCCCGGATCGCGTCGCTGGTCGTCACCTCGCCGTGGGCGTACTTCGAGACGGCCGACTGGGAGATGCCGAGTGCGTCCGCGACCTCGCGCTGGGTGAACCCACGCTCCCTGAGGTCCGCGGCGAGCATCGACCGTACCGTCGGGAGGAACTCCTCGACGACGATCTCCTCGACGAACTTCATGTGTCGAACTCGGGGTCGTCCCCGATGCGGGAGGCCTGTGGCCCGTCTTGGTCTTGGTACTTCGAGCCGCGATCCGACCCGTACGGCCGGTCGGCGGGCGAGGAGAGTTCGGTGAATACGAGTTGTGACACCCGCATCCCGGGGGTGAGTGCGACGGGAGCGGTACCGAGGTTCGACAGTTCGAGCGTCACCTGTCCGCGGTAGCCCGGGTCGACGAAGCCGGCGGTCGCGTGGACGACGACGGCGAGACGGCCCAGCGAGGATCGCCCCTCGACGTTGGCGACGAGGTCCCGGGGAATCTCGACGCGTTCCTTGGTCGTCCCGAGGACGAAGTCGCCGGGGTGGAGGATGAACTCCTCGCCGTCCTCGACGACCGTCTCGGAGATGTACTCGCTGACCTCGCCCTCCCGTGTGGGGTGGATACAGGAGATGTTCGTGCGCTGGAACTCCAGAAACGCCGAGCCGAGGCGGAGGTCCACGCTCGCCGGCTGTACCTGTTGATCGACGTCGTCGAGCGGGTCGATCACCAGACTCCCCTCGTGGAGGCGGCCGAGGATGTCGGTGTCCGACAGGATCATACATAGGGCGTGGTGTGGAGGGGTAAAATCCCCCCGATCGGGGGTCTCCGGGGGCGTGCTCTCGTTCCCCTCGTCCACACTGGCGGGGTACGGCGAACGGCAACGCTTTTTTGAGACGGTCCGAAACTGGTGTGGTATGTCTGATGAGGTCCAGCGGGGACTGGAGGGTGTGGTCGCCTCCGAGTCTCGACTGAGCTACATCGACGGCGACGCCGGCGAACTGGGCTACCGCGGGTACGCCATCGAGGACTTCGCTCACGAGGCGAGTTACGAGGAGGTGTTGTCGTTGCTCTGGAACGGGGAGTGGCCGACGCGCGCCGAACACGACGACTTCGCCACCCGACTGGCCGCACAGCGCGGTCTCGACCCCGCCGTCTACGACCTCATCGAGGAACTCGCGGCCCGCGACGAGGATCCGATGGCGATGTTGCGGACGGTGGTGTCCACGCTCTCGGCGTACGATCCGGACGCCGACGCCGACACGACCGACCGCGAGGCGAACCTCTCGAAAGGGTGTCGCATCACGGCGAAACTGCCGACCGCGCTGGCGGCGTTCGAGCGCCTGCGCAACGACCGGGACCCGATCGACCCCCGTGAAGACCTCGATCACGCCGCGAACTTCCTCTACATGTTGAACGGGGAGGAACCGGACGACATCGCGGCCGAGACGTTCGACACCGCGCTGGTGTTACACGCCGACCACGGGCTGAACGCCTCGACGTTCTCCGCGCTCGTCACCACCTCTACGCTGTCGGACCTCCACAGCGGCGTCACGAGCGCCATCGGCACGCTCGCGGGCGCGCTCCACGGCGGGGCGAACCAGAACGTCATGCGGATGCTCGAGGAGATCGACGAGAGCGACGCCGACCCCCGGGAGTGGATCGAATCCGCCGTCGACGACGGGCGGCGGGTCCCCGGCTTCGGCCACCGCGTCTACAACGTCCGTGATCCCCGGGCGAACATCCTCGCGGAGTACTCCGAGCGACTGGGCGACATCTCGGGCGACCCCAAGTGGTACGAGTACTCCGTCACCATCGAGGAGTTCATGACCGAAGAGAAGGGACTCGCGCCCAACGTCGACTTCTACTCGGCGTCGATGTACTACCAGATGGGCATCCCGCTGGACACCTACACGCCCATCTTCGCGCTGTCACGGGTCGGTGGCTGGATCGCACACGTCCTCGAACAGTACGAGGACAACCGCCTCATCCGGCCCCGCGCCCGCTACGTGGGGGAGCGCGGCCGCGAGTTCGTCCCCCTCGACGAGCGGTAGCGGGATGGACGTCTTCGTCTACGGCACGCTCACCGACCCCGACCGCGTGGCGACGGTCGTCGACTCCTTCGTGTTCGTTGGCTCGGCCGTTCTCGAGGGCTGTCACCCGGTCGTCGGGCGGTATCCAACGCTCGTTCCGGGCGGCGAGACGGCCGGTCGTCTCCTCCGAACGGCCGATATCGACGCCCTCGACGCCTACGAGGGCGTCGAGACGGGCCCCTACGTCCGGATGTCAGTCCCCCGAACCGACGGCGGGACCGTGGCGGTCTACGTCGGCGATCCGGACGTCTTGGTGGACGGTGACCGACCGGCCGACGGGTTGGCGTCC includes the following:
- a CDS encoding gamma-glutamylcyclotransferase family protein, with amino-acid sequence MDVFVYGTLTDPDRVATVVDSFVFVGSAVLEGCHPVVGRYPTLVPGGETAGRLLRTADIDALDAYEGVETGPYVRMSVPRTDGGTVAVYVGDPDVLVDGDRPADGLASDDEGPAEWPGDGPFEERVRRYFDADAVVVRPQRS
- the citZ gene encoding citrate synthase; protein product: MSDEVQRGLEGVVASESRLSYIDGDAGELGYRGYAIEDFAHEASYEEVLSLLWNGEWPTRAEHDDFATRLAAQRGLDPAVYDLIEELAARDEDPMAMLRTVVSTLSAYDPDADADTTDREANLSKGCRITAKLPTALAAFERLRNDRDPIDPREDLDHAANFLYMLNGEEPDDIAAETFDTALVLHADHGLNASTFSALVTTSTLSDLHSGVTSAIGTLAGALHGGANQNVMRMLEEIDESDADPREWIESAVDDGRRVPGFGHRVYNVRDPRANILAEYSERLGDISGDPKWYEYSVTIEEFMTEEKGLAPNVDFYSASMYYQMGIPLDTYTPIFALSRVGGWIAHVLEQYEDNRLIRPRARYVGERGREFVPLDER
- a CDS encoding DUF7001 family protein, which gives rise to MVETVTLYRAPTTAADADAIADWLRDRIDAEVRVRDRLLGTVGDDDLAEAMAAARVTDPYERSTGNTMVGIVRYEERALESPERAGGVVYDGHAVQRALNARLPDEQGLDHLHLPLLDRVLGTWGDHDRRWHKRVAVLGQPAALSVPGLYEAPAKPEAYYEAKSKHALLTGDAPPREVLEAEIDGDFLVADDPRTTDALKGYALAAVEFLESGRAFCDDERCRLYDAHRQPGVVRAQLHAPAFCDTHAARYE
- a CDS encoding thiamine-phosphate synthase family protein; the protein is MKFVEEIVVEEFLPTVRSMLAADLRERGFTQREVADALGISQSAVSKYAHGEVTTSDAIREDDRVGALVERIGEGLATGDMSRVQALIETEVLIRRLEAGDLLAERHREVMPELRAVDDSFDVHDPESDVRTTEQVRSSVRRGLRILRNTAGFADLVPNVGSNLVECLPDAADVEDVAGVPGRIFDVRGTTTVPSDPEFGVSEHVASVLLSARAAGAPVRGAVNVRHDPALLDELRAAGYRTVEFDAERETGNDDHDPVRPAIVDAVGDATPSSPLVLYQTGGFGIEPITYVLADDAPAVARIVRDLCR
- a CDS encoding class I SAM-dependent methyltransferase, giving the protein MTAPAPGRAAAAQAFYSRWAPGYDRLARHAPGVRRLRRRLATALCPDTGDVVVDVGCGTGATLPYLRDRVGTEGRVVGVDFAPGAVARARDRIDRAGWANVTVCRGDATRLPLDDADAVVAAFLVGMLPDPAATVRTWLDSLEPDRIALLDLARSYRLPGRPLDPLFRLAVRGSAPPGTATHHGESPTRVLDRRVAAAHRTVLAACAATTHETRAGGFAYLSAGRPDRR
- the dcd gene encoding dCTP deaminase; the protein is MILSDTDILGRLHEGSLVIDPLDDVDQQVQPASVDLRLGSAFLEFQRTNISCIHPTREGEVSEYISETVVEDGEEFILHPGDFVLGTTKERVEIPRDLVANVEGRSSLGRLAVVVHATAGFVDPGYRGQVTLELSNLGTAPVALTPGMRVSQLVFTELSSPADRPYGSDRGSKYQDQDGPQASRIGDDPEFDT